AAGATTTCGCGCACAGCCAAAAATATATCACAGAATTCTCATGAGTCAGGTAGTCAAGATCTGTGGACTCAAGTCTGTCACCGAGGCTCAAGTGGCAGTTGACAGCGGGGCGCATCTGTTGGGAGTGATTGTGGTACCAAATAGAGCAAGAACTGTGGACCCTGAGCAAGCCAGACAGATAAGCAAGTTGTGTCAGGCAACACGGCGATCGCTCGGGCGTGAGTTTGTGGACCCCAaaaagctccttgagcatGTACGAAAATCAGATGCTGAGGGACCTGAGTGGTTTCGGCACTGTGCGCAGTTGATCACCGAGAACGGGCCGTATTTGGTAGGGGTATTCAGAAACCAGCCTTTGGACGATGTCATGAAGCTCTCGCAGGACCTGGAGCTAGATTTCGTGCAGCTACACGGGTCAGAGGATTTTCCGCTCTACATCAGTCATCTTGATCTGCCCGTGATCGCCAGATACGTGCTAAAC
This window of the Ogataea parapolymorpha DL-1 chromosome VII, whole genome shotgun sequence genome carries:
- a CDS encoding N-(5'-phosphoribosyl)anthranilate isomerase — protein: MSQVVKICGLKSVTEAQVAVDSGAHLLGVIVVPNRARTVDPEQARQISKLCQATRRSLGREFVDPKKLLEHVRKSDAEGPEWFRHCAQLITENGPYLVGVFRNQPLDDVMKLSQDLELDFVQLHGSEDFPLYISHLDLPVIARYVLNKPNIAEATKTHLHILPLLDSELGGEGKVINWDDAEEFSKQYQGVYLLAGGLKPENVRLALSVQGCLGVDVSGGVETDGAKDLDKIRHFIATANFIE